A single Streptomyces mirabilis DNA region contains:
- a CDS encoding carboxymuconolactone decarboxylase family protein, with amino-acid sequence MTLTNTATTREERFEHGLEVLKRVDGEAGERVVDALGDINPELGHQIVSWAFGDIYDRPGLAPRDRQLVTLGMLTALGGCETQLEVHVNAALNVGLSPDEIVESLLHSAVYCGIPKAMNASLVAKKVFAERGLLPAGQQPTPPATAV; translated from the coding sequence ATGACGCTCACGAACACCGCCACCACTCGCGAAGAGCGCTTCGAGCACGGCCTTGAGGTCCTCAAGCGCGTCGACGGCGAGGCCGGAGAGCGCGTCGTCGACGCGCTCGGCGACATCAATCCCGAACTCGGCCACCAGATCGTCTCCTGGGCCTTCGGTGACATCTACGACCGGCCCGGACTCGCCCCGCGCGACCGCCAGTTGGTGACGCTCGGCATGCTCACCGCGCTCGGTGGCTGTGAGACGCAGTTGGAGGTGCACGTCAACGCGGCACTGAACGTGGGTCTTTCCCCGGACGAGATCGTGGAGTCGCTGCTGCACTCGGCCGTCTACTGCGGCATACCGAAGGCGATGAACGCGAGCCTGGTCGCGAAGAAGGTCTTCGCCGAGCGTGGGCTGCTGCCCGCCGGACAGCAGCCCACGCCTCCGGCTACCGCTGTCTGA
- a CDS encoding TetR/AcrR family transcriptional regulator — MKSERPRQLSTAEERRETVLRTAIGAFAARGYWGTTTTEVAKAAGISQAYVYRLFPNKELLFTAVVEHCFVLVRASLERAAAEAKGSSAEVVLEAMGDAYALLISDNDLMLIQLHAQAAAVSEPAVREAVRHGYARLVEYVRGASGGTEGQVQEFFARGMLCHLIVSMVADEVDAPWIRTLSAGITHY, encoded by the coding sequence ATGAAGAGCGAACGACCCCGTCAGCTGTCCACCGCCGAGGAGCGCCGCGAGACGGTGCTGCGCACCGCCATCGGCGCCTTCGCGGCGCGTGGCTACTGGGGCACCACCACGACCGAGGTGGCGAAGGCGGCCGGCATCTCGCAGGCGTACGTCTACCGCTTGTTCCCGAATAAGGAGCTGCTGTTCACGGCGGTGGTCGAGCACTGCTTCGTGCTGGTCCGGGCCAGTCTGGAGCGGGCGGCGGCCGAGGCGAAGGGCAGCTCCGCCGAGGTGGTGCTGGAGGCCATGGGGGACGCCTACGCGCTGCTGATCAGCGACAACGACCTGATGCTGATTCAGCTGCACGCCCAGGCCGCGGCCGTCTCCGAGCCGGCTGTACGTGAGGCGGTCCGGCATGGCTACGCCCGGCTGGTGGAGTACGTCCGGGGCGCCTCCGGCGGCACCGAGGGGCAGGTCCAGGAGTTCTTCGCACGCGGCATGCTGTGTCACCTCATCGTCTCCATGGTGGCCGACGAGGTGGATGCCCCCTGGATCCGAACGCTGTCCGCGGGCATCACGCACTACTGA
- a CDS encoding DUF5997 family protein produces MTSHQTTQTMKPATAAKKLGVYLEATPAEFQEGVVSRTELNALQADPPAWLQELRRNGPHPRPVVAARLGISIAGLARGGVTDALTTEQIDALKQEDPGWLRRERATQAEVRKEEVRIKEKRAEQHAERNTERAAQPRSSRS; encoded by the coding sequence ATGACGTCGCACCAGACCACCCAGACCATGAAGCCCGCCACCGCGGCGAAGAAGCTGGGTGTGTACCTCGAGGCCACCCCCGCCGAGTTCCAGGAGGGCGTCGTCTCTCGCACCGAGCTGAACGCCCTGCAGGCCGATCCGCCCGCGTGGCTCCAGGAGCTGCGGCGCAACGGCCCGCACCCCCGTCCCGTGGTCGCCGCGCGGCTGGGCATCTCCATTGCCGGGCTCGCCCGTGGCGGGGTCACCGACGCCCTCACCACGGAGCAGATCGACGCCCTGAAGCAGGAGGACCCGGGGTGGCTGCGCCGGGAGCGTGCCACTCAGGCCGAGGTCCGCAAGGAAGAGGTCCGCATCAAGGAGAAGCGCGCGGAGCAGCACGCCGAGCGGAACACGGAGCGCGCCGCCCAGCCCCGCAGCTCCCGTTCCTGA
- a CDS encoding LysR family substrate-binding domain-containing protein produces MTGSEVPPSFRLAYVPGVTPTKWVRIWNERLPDIPLTLVAVSTDEAFDVLRGRGADAGFVRLPVDREDLSAIPLYTETTVVVVPKDHIVAAVDEVTSEDLADEIVLHPLDDTLDWERPPGQPAFERPATTADAVELVAAGIGLLVVPQSLARLHHRKDLTYRPVTDAPESRVALSWPQDATTDLVEDFIGIVRGRTVNSSRGRAQAPAAPAAPSKAKRPETGGGTRRKPAAGKSSGKSTTGRNPRGGGSGGAKGGAKRGKPRRRS; encoded by the coding sequence GTGACAGGCTCGGAAGTACCCCCTTCGTTCCGGCTCGCCTATGTCCCGGGAGTGACGCCCACGAAGTGGGTGCGGATCTGGAACGAGCGGCTGCCCGACATCCCGTTGACGCTCGTCGCGGTCTCCACCGACGAGGCGTTCGACGTGCTGCGGGGCCGCGGCGCCGACGCCGGATTCGTCCGGCTGCCGGTCGACCGGGAGGACCTCAGCGCGATCCCCCTCTACACCGAGACGACGGTGGTCGTGGTCCCCAAGGACCACATCGTGGCGGCGGTCGACGAGGTGACCTCCGAGGATCTCGCCGACGAGATCGTGCTGCACCCCCTCGACGACACCCTCGACTGGGAGCGTCCGCCGGGGCAGCCCGCGTTCGAGCGCCCCGCCACCACGGCGGACGCCGTCGAGCTCGTGGCGGCGGGCATCGGGCTCCTCGTCGTCCCCCAGTCCCTCGCCCGCCTGCACCACCGCAAGGACCTCACCTACCGGCCGGTCACCGACGCCCCGGAGTCACGCGTCGCGCTGTCCTGGCCACAGGACGCGACCACCGACCTCGTCGAGGACTTCATCGGGATCGTCCGCGGCCGGACCGTCAACAGCTCACGGGGGCGCGCCCAGGCCCCGGCGGCGCCCGCTGCCCCGTCGAAGGCCAAGCGCCCCGAGACGGGCGGCGGCACACGGCGCAAGCCCGCGGCGGGCAAGTCGTCCGGCAAGTCGACGACCGGCAGGAACCCCCGCGGCGGCGGTTCCGGAGGCGCCAAGGGCGGCGCCAAGCGGGGCAAGCCCCGCCGCCGCTCCTGA
- a CDS encoding SRPBCC family protein — MFTIDETAPVIVRLSTTIDAPLERVWALHTDIDAWPSWNADVDQTELDGPLLPGNSFSWKTHGLDITSTVREIVPGERLVWGGPAGGIEGVHVWTFEQTGGQVTVHTEESWSGAPVDAAATELGQALHESLTSWLAALKARAEQAG; from the coding sequence ATGTTCACCATCGACGAGACCGCCCCCGTCATCGTCCGCCTGTCCACCACGATCGACGCCCCGCTGGAGCGTGTCTGGGCCCTGCACACCGACATCGACGCCTGGCCGAGCTGGAACGCGGACGTCGACCAGACCGAGCTCGACGGCCCGCTGCTGCCCGGCAACTCCTTCAGCTGGAAGACCCACGGCCTGGACATCACCTCCACCGTCCGAGAGATCGTCCCCGGCGAGCGCCTGGTCTGGGGCGGCCCGGCGGGCGGCATCGAGGGCGTCCACGTGTGGACCTTCGAACAGACCGGCGGTCAGGTCACCGTCCACACCGAGGAGTCCTGGAGCGGCGCCCCCGTCGACGCCGCCGCCACGGAACTCGGCCAGGCCCTGCACGAGTCCCTGACCAGCTGGCTCGCCGCCCTCAAGGCCCGTGCCGAGCAGGCCGGCTGA
- a CDS encoding carotenoid oxygenase family protein, whose protein sequence is MTTTDKPYLIGHYTPAVDEITAAELTVEGSLPPELTGRLIRNSHNPKPGVTPTHWFKGSGMVHGIRLREGRAEWYRNRWVRTPALDGAPYMTEHGPDLTASTAGTHVIEHAGRLLALCEANFPYELTRDLDTVGAHDFDGKLRSAMTAHPKTDPVTGELHFFGSSPFPPHLMYYVADAKGHITHSAEIPGATASLKHDFAITRHHVVFVEGTVTFDPTEHSGIPYGWNDAQPARIGVMPRGPQGAAKIRWLSVEPGNMLHAANAYEDARGRIVLEGPTVDREGFQLSWNWWVGAPGRGAEPNTRSYNRRWVIDLAAGSVDEQITDDLAVEFPTLNEDFLGAEHRYQYAVSFPDQDGHGGYGIVKYDRTTGTRHVHQAGDARLPSEAVFVPAAGATREDDGYLLTVVSDLKQDASQLLVLDASGLDRIATVHLPRRVTGGIHGSWIPDTDLDASDS, encoded by the coding sequence ATGACCACCACCGACAAGCCCTACCTGATCGGCCACTACACCCCGGCCGTCGACGAGATCACCGCCGCCGAACTGACCGTCGAGGGCTCCCTGCCGCCGGAGCTGACCGGCCGGCTGATCCGCAACAGCCACAACCCCAAGCCCGGTGTCACCCCCACCCACTGGTTCAAGGGCAGCGGCATGGTCCACGGCATCCGGCTGCGCGAGGGCCGCGCCGAGTGGTACCGCAACCGCTGGGTGCGCACACCCGCTCTGGACGGCGCCCCCTACATGACCGAGCACGGCCCGGACCTGACTGCCAGCACCGCCGGCACCCACGTCATCGAGCACGCCGGACGCCTCCTCGCCCTGTGCGAGGCGAACTTCCCCTACGAGCTCACCCGGGACCTCGACACGGTCGGCGCCCACGACTTCGACGGCAAACTGCGCAGCGCGATGACCGCGCACCCCAAGACCGACCCGGTCACCGGCGAGCTGCACTTCTTCGGCTCCTCGCCGTTCCCGCCCCACCTGATGTACTACGTCGCCGACGCCAAGGGACACATCACCCACAGCGCCGAGATCCCGGGCGCCACCGCCTCCCTCAAACACGACTTCGCCATCACCCGCCACCACGTGGTCTTCGTCGAGGGCACCGTCACCTTCGACCCCACCGAGCACTCCGGCATCCCCTACGGCTGGAACGACGCGCAGCCGGCGCGGATCGGCGTCATGCCCCGCGGCCCGCAGGGCGCGGCGAAGATCCGCTGGCTCTCCGTCGAACCGGGCAACATGCTGCACGCCGCCAACGCCTACGAGGACGCCCGGGGCCGCATCGTCCTCGAGGGCCCGACCGTGGACCGGGAGGGCTTCCAGCTCTCCTGGAACTGGTGGGTCGGCGCTCCCGGCCGCGGCGCCGAACCCAACACCCGCTCCTACAACCGCCGATGGGTGATCGACCTGGCCGCCGGCAGCGTCGACGAGCAGATCACCGACGACCTCGCCGTCGAATTCCCCACCCTCAACGAGGACTTCCTCGGCGCCGAGCACCGCTACCAGTACGCGGTCTCCTTCCCCGACCAGGACGGCCACGGCGGCTACGGCATCGTCAAGTACGACCGCACCACCGGCACCCGCCACGTCCACCAGGCCGGCGACGCCCGCCTGCCCAGCGAGGCCGTGTTCGTCCCCGCCGCCGGCGCCACCCGCGAGGACGACGGCTACCTGCTCACCGTCGTCTCCGACCTCAAGCAGGACGCCTCCCAGCTCCTGGTCCTGGACGCCTCGGGCCTCGACCGGATCGCCACCGTCCACCTCCCGCGCCGGGTCACCGGCGGCATCCATGGCTCCTGGATCCCCGACACCGACCTCGACGCCTCCGACAGTTGA
- a CDS encoding MFS transporter produces MRITDTTRSPGAALAALAGAQFTVMLATSIVNVALPQIRAGVGLSDSGTTWVVNAYGLAFGALLLAGGRAADLIGRRRVLLAGLAVFGAASLAAGLAASSSVLIAARAVQGLGAAATAPAALALVMDLFPPGPGRGRALGVWGAVSGAGGAAGVLLGGVLTQAWGWQWIFYAAAVGACLVLVGAAVSVPRTPVLDRGRFDLPGTATVTLALTALVWGLTTARRSGWTDTAVLGAFAVTGVLGAAFVLVERRHPNPLLPPRLFRAGRVTVGNGLMALLGSVWIALFFFLPLYQQQVLGSSPLVTGLGQLPLAAANMLGSTLAPRISRRIGATATVTGALLTEAAGLLWLSRISAGGSYLADVLGPSILIGLGLSIAFVQLTALSVEGVARQDAGLAGGLVNTSRQVGGAIGLAVLATLTGTATAHAAAHQPHLEALTAGYRTAFGISAAVLAATAVLAAVLTRRGRTPDGESPATANAAPSTLRSR; encoded by the coding sequence ATGAGGATCACGGACACCACCCGCAGCCCCGGAGCGGCGCTCGCGGCTCTGGCGGGGGCGCAGTTCACCGTCATGCTCGCCACCTCGATCGTGAACGTGGCCCTGCCGCAGATCCGCGCCGGCGTCGGGCTGTCGGACAGCGGCACGACCTGGGTGGTCAACGCCTACGGCCTGGCCTTCGGCGCGCTGCTGCTGGCCGGCGGAAGGGCGGCCGACCTGATCGGCCGGCGCCGGGTGCTGCTCGCGGGGCTCGCGGTGTTCGGGGCCGCGTCGCTGGCGGCCGGGCTGGCCGCCTCGTCCTCGGTCCTGATCGCGGCCCGTGCGGTGCAGGGCCTGGGCGCGGCGGCGACAGCCCCGGCGGCGCTGGCCCTGGTGATGGACCTGTTCCCGCCAGGACCCGGGCGGGGGAGGGCACTTGGTGTGTGGGGCGCGGTGTCCGGCGCGGGAGGCGCGGCCGGAGTCCTGCTCGGCGGGGTCCTCACCCAGGCATGGGGCTGGCAGTGGATCTTCTACGCCGCCGCCGTCGGCGCGTGCCTCGTCCTGGTCGGCGCCGCCGTCAGCGTGCCGCGGACCCCGGTCTTGGACCGCGGCCGGTTCGACCTGCCCGGCACCGCCACCGTGACCCTCGCGCTGACCGCCCTGGTGTGGGGCCTGACCACCGCCCGCCGCTCGGGCTGGACGGACACCGCCGTCCTCGGGGCCTTCGCCGTCACCGGCGTACTGGGGGCCGCGTTCGTCCTGGTCGAGCGCCGTCACCCGAATCCGCTGCTGCCGCCGCGCCTGTTCCGCGCCGGTCGCGTCACCGTCGGCAACGGGCTGATGGCGCTGCTGGGCTCGGTGTGGATCGCCCTGTTCTTCTTCCTGCCGCTCTACCAGCAGCAGGTCCTCGGCTCCAGCCCGCTGGTCACCGGCCTGGGGCAACTCCCGCTCGCCGCGGCCAACATGCTCGGCTCCACCCTCGCTCCGCGGATCTCCCGCCGGATCGGTGCCACCGCGACGGTGACCGGCGCACTGCTGACCGAGGCCGCCGGACTGCTGTGGCTGTCCCGGATCAGCGCCGGCGGCAGCTATCTCGCCGACGTCCTCGGCCCCAGCATCCTCATCGGACTGGGCCTGAGCATCGCCTTCGTCCAGCTCACCGCCCTGTCCGTGGAGGGCGTCGCCCGGCAGGACGCCGGGCTGGCCGGCGGCCTGGTGAACACCTCCCGGCAGGTCGGAGGCGCGATCGGCCTCGCCGTCCTGGCCACTCTCACCGGCACCGCCACCGCCCACGCGGCCGCCCACCAGCCGCATCTGGAAGCGCTCACCGCCGGCTACCGCACCGCCTTCGGTATCTCCGCCGCCGTCCTGGCCGCGACCGCCGTCCTCGCCGCCGTCCTGACCCGACGAGGCCGGACCCCGGACGGGGAATCCCCGGCCACCGCGAACGCCGCCCCGTCCACCCTCCGCTCCCGCTGA
- a CDS encoding VOC family protein translates to MALRPVQVNIKALDDSAVGRFWAEALGWGVSSEGPGVTNVEPVGGFVWPDPVAVCIDVVTVPEPKTTTKNRVHLDLATTSAAHQAELVARLKALGATPVDAGQGEVPWTVLADTEGNEFCVLEPREIYRDTGPIAAVVVDCADPRAMARFWGEAMDWTLHEVTDDHAVLRSAKSVGPYLEFLRTPGVKTVPDRVHLDLLPYPGDDKAAEVARLRALGATDLDLGQGDVPWTCLADPEGHEFCVLAPS, encoded by the coding sequence ATGGCACTGCGACCTGTTCAGGTGAACATAAAGGCTCTTGATGACTCGGCGGTCGGCCGGTTCTGGGCGGAGGCGCTCGGCTGGGGTGTTTCCAGCGAGGGACCCGGCGTGACCAACGTGGAACCCGTCGGCGGCTTCGTCTGGCCGGACCCGGTCGCCGTCTGCATCGACGTCGTTACCGTCCCGGAACCCAAGACAACGACGAAGAACCGTGTGCACCTCGATCTCGCCACCACCTCTGCGGCCCATCAGGCGGAGTTGGTCGCGCGCCTGAAGGCTCTCGGTGCGACGCCCGTCGACGCGGGCCAGGGCGAAGTGCCGTGGACGGTCCTCGCCGACACGGAGGGCAACGAGTTCTGCGTGCTGGAGCCTCGGGAGATCTACCGGGACACCGGGCCGATCGCCGCGGTGGTGGTCGACTGCGCGGATCCGCGGGCCATGGCCCGGTTCTGGGGTGAGGCGATGGACTGGACCCTGCATGAGGTGACCGACGATCATGCGGTGCTGCGCTCCGCCAAGAGTGTCGGCCCGTATCTCGAGTTCCTCCGCACGCCCGGCGTGAAGACCGTGCCGGACCGCGTGCATCTTGACCTGCTGCCGTACCCCGGTGACGACAAAGCAGCGGAGGTGGCCCGGCTGCGGGCCCTCGGCGCCACCGACCTCGACCTCGGCCAGGGCGACGTCCCGTGGACGTGCCTGGCCGACCCGGAGGGCCACGAGTTCTGCGTCCTCGCCCCGTCCTGA
- a CDS encoding MerR family transcriptional regulator, whose translation MTSEQPLPQEPTLTIAQVVERTGLSHDTLRYYEKAGLIQRVGRTTGNQRRYEAADLAWLEFLIRLRETGMSIADMQRFAELRARGDATVPDRLAMLREHRADLADRIRALRRNAASLDDKIDHYERLLDQPGSDALS comes from the coding sequence ATGACCAGCGAACAGCCCCTCCCGCAGGAGCCGACGCTCACGATCGCCCAGGTCGTCGAGCGCACCGGACTCTCGCACGACACGCTGCGGTACTACGAGAAGGCCGGCCTGATCCAACGGGTCGGCCGGACCACCGGGAACCAGCGGCGCTACGAGGCGGCCGACCTGGCCTGGCTGGAGTTCCTCATCCGGCTGCGCGAGACGGGCATGTCGATCGCGGACATGCAGCGGTTCGCCGAGTTGCGGGCGCGTGGCGACGCCACGGTTCCCGACCGGCTCGCGATGCTCCGGGAGCACCGCGCCGATCTCGCGGACCGCATCCGGGCGCTGCGCCGCAACGCGGCCTCCCTCGACGACAAGATCGACCACTACGAACGGCTGCTCGACCAGCCGGGATCGGACGCACTCTCATGA
- a CDS encoding histidine phosphatase family protein → MHLRVTFVAAARSSSLLAERFEDDRPLDQAGWDEVQRAAPELVPLAAAELRYCSPTPRSRATGDALGYAPLAQPALRDCDMGRWRGFTLGEAMAREPSAVDAWLADPRSVPHGGESLTSFISRVGGWLDTRPADDGSRIVAVAEPSVVRAALVYALKAQPSAYWNIDVRPLSTITLTGINGRWNLRLEGVPQRA, encoded by the coding sequence ATGCATCTTCGGGTCACTTTCGTCGCCGCCGCCCGCAGCTCCTCGCTGCTGGCCGAACGCTTCGAGGACGACCGGCCGCTGGACCAGGCCGGCTGGGACGAAGTGCAGCGCGCCGCCCCTGAACTGGTGCCACTGGCGGCGGCCGAGCTGCGCTACTGCTCACCGACCCCGCGCAGCCGCGCCACCGGCGACGCCCTCGGGTACGCGCCGCTGGCGCAGCCCGCGCTGCGCGACTGCGACATGGGCCGCTGGCGCGGCTTCACGCTGGGTGAGGCGATGGCCCGCGAGCCGTCGGCGGTCGACGCCTGGCTCGCCGATCCGCGCTCCGTCCCGCACGGCGGCGAGTCCCTGACCTCCTTCATCTCCCGCGTCGGCGGCTGGCTCGACACCCGCCCGGCGGACGACGGCAGCCGGATCGTCGCGGTGGCCGAACCCTCGGTGGTGCGGGCCGCGCTCGTCTACGCGCTCAAGGCCCAGCCGTCGGCGTACTGGAACATCGACGTCCGCCCCTTGTCGACCATCACCCTCACCGGCATCAACGGCCGCTGGAACCTGCGCCTGGAAGGCGTGCCGCAGCGCGCCTAG
- a CDS encoding alpha-L-arabinofuranosidase C-terminal domain-containing protein, which translates to MSRTRTRTRWRLGLTATALLVASAVVPGPAHAAADVTDYAITVDPKGSGAKIDDTMYGVFFEDINRAADGGLYAELVQNRSFEYSTADNRSYTPLTSWATTGTATTVDDDGRLNARNRTYLALGAGSSVTNSGYNTGIRVESGRTYDFSVWARAEARTPLTVTLHDADGALAEARQVTARGGWAKYRARFTATRDSTTGRLTVGAEAPVALDMISLIPRDTYKGHGLREDLAEKIAALHPGFVRFPGGCLVNTGSMQGYDEASGYQRQRSYQWKDTVGPVEQRATNSNFWGYNQSYGLGYYEYFQFAEDIGAMPLPVVPALVTGCGQNKATDDDALLERHIQDTLDLIEFANGPVTSEWGRKRAAMGHPKPFHLTHLEVGNEENLPAEFFARFKRFRAAVQAKYPNIKVISNAGPDDSGTTFDTAWKLNKEANVDMVDEHYYNSTQWFLQNNDRYDSYDRNGPKVFLGEYASGGNTFKNALAEAAYMTGLERNADVVKLASYAPLLANEDYVQWRPDMIWFNNHASWGSADYEVQKLFMNNVGDRVVPSTATTTPSLSAPISGAVGLSTWATTAAYDDVKVTGADGTTLLSDDFSGDASRWTHTGGGSWSLQDGQYVQTDVSAENTMVSAGDPAWHDYDLHVKATKKSGKEGFLVAFGVKDTGNYYWWNLGGWNNTTTAVEQAVDGGKSTLISKPGTIETGKAYDVDIKVRGRQVTLYLDGQEWGSFRDDKPAEPFRQVVTRDARTGDLIGKVVNAQAADARTAIDLGGAKVARKAVVTTLQAAPEAVNSETVTAVAPVKSTFDGVTDKFTYTFPANSVTFLRIRQR; encoded by the coding sequence ATGTCACGCACCCGCACCCGCACCCGTTGGAGACTCGGACTCACGGCCACCGCACTCCTGGTGGCCTCAGCCGTCGTTCCCGGGCCCGCCCACGCCGCCGCTGACGTCACCGACTACGCGATCACCGTCGACCCGAAGGGCTCGGGCGCGAAGATCGACGACACCATGTACGGCGTCTTCTTCGAGGACATCAACCGCGCCGCGGACGGCGGACTGTACGCGGAACTCGTACAGAACCGGTCGTTCGAGTACAGCACCGCCGACAACAGGTCCTATACGCCGCTCACCTCCTGGGCCACCACCGGCACCGCGACGACCGTGGACGACGACGGGCGCCTCAACGCCCGCAACCGCACCTACCTCGCCCTGGGCGCCGGCTCGTCCGTCACCAACTCCGGTTACAACACCGGGATCAGGGTCGAGAGCGGCAGGACGTACGACTTCTCGGTCTGGGCCCGCGCCGAGGCGAGGACGCCGCTCACCGTGACGCTGCACGACGCCGACGGCGCGCTCGCCGAGGCCCGGCAGGTCACCGCGCGCGGCGGCTGGGCCAAGTACCGGGCCAGGTTCACCGCCACCCGCGACAGCACCACCGGTCGCCTCACCGTCGGCGCCGAGGCTCCCGTCGCTCTCGACATGATCTCGCTGATCCCCCGGGACACGTACAAGGGCCACGGTCTGCGCGAGGACCTCGCCGAGAAGATCGCCGCCCTGCACCCCGGCTTCGTGCGCTTCCCCGGCGGCTGTCTGGTCAACACCGGCAGCATGCAGGGCTACGACGAGGCCTCGGGATATCAGCGCCAGCGCTCGTACCAGTGGAAGGACACCGTCGGACCGGTCGAGCAGCGCGCCACCAACTCCAACTTCTGGGGCTACAACCAGAGTTACGGGCTCGGCTACTACGAGTACTTCCAGTTCGCCGAGGACATCGGCGCGATGCCGCTGCCCGTGGTGCCCGCGCTCGTCACCGGTTGTGGCCAGAACAAGGCCACCGACGACGACGCGCTCCTCGAGCGCCACATCCAGGACACCCTCGATCTCATCGAGTTCGCCAACGGGCCGGTGACCAGCGAGTGGGGCAGGAAGCGGGCGGCGATGGGCCACCCGAAGCCCTTCCATCTCACCCACCTGGAGGTGGGCAACGAGGAGAACCTTCCCGCCGAGTTCTTCGCCCGCTTCAAGCGGTTCCGCGCCGCCGTCCAGGCCAAGTACCCGAACATCAAGGTGATCTCGAACGCCGGACCCGACGACTCCGGCACCACCTTCGACACCGCCTGGAAGCTCAACAAGGAAGCGAACGTCGACATGGTCGACGAGCACTACTACAACAGCACCCAGTGGTTCCTGCAGAACAACGACCGCTACGACTCCTACGACAGGAACGGCCCCAAGGTCTTCCTCGGCGAGTACGCCTCCGGTGGCAACACCTTCAAGAACGCCCTCGCCGAGGCCGCGTACATGACCGGTCTGGAGCGCAACGCCGACGTCGTCAAGCTCGCCTCGTACGCCCCGCTGCTCGCCAACGAGGACTACGTGCAGTGGCGCCCCGACATGATCTGGTTCAACAACCACGCCTCGTGGGGCTCGGCCGACTACGAGGTGCAGAAGCTGTTCATGAACAACGTCGGCGACCGGGTGGTGCCGTCGACGGCCACCACCACGCCCTCGCTGAGCGCGCCCATCTCCGGCGCCGTCGGCCTGTCGACCTGGGCGACCACGGCGGCGTACGACGATGTGAAGGTGACCGGCGCCGACGGCACCACGCTGCTCAGCGACGACTTCAGCGGTGACGCCTCCCGGTGGACCCACACGGGCGGCGGGAGCTGGAGCCTCCAGGACGGGCAGTACGTGCAGACCGACGTGAGCGCCGAGAACACCATGGTGTCGGCGGGCGACCCGGCCTGGCACGACTACGACCTGCACGTGAAGGCCACCAAGAAGTCCGGCAAGGAGGGCTTCCTCGTCGCCTTCGGCGTCAAGGACACCGGCAACTACTACTGGTGGAACCTCGGCGGCTGGAACAACACCACGACCGCGGTCGAACAGGCCGTGGACGGCGGCAAGTCGACCCTGATCTCCAAGCCCGGCACGATCGAGACGGGCAAGGCGTACGACGTCGACATCAAGGTCCGCGGCCGGCAGGTGACCCTCTACCTGGACGGCCAGGAGTGGGGGAGCTTCAGGGACGACAAGCCCGCGGAGCCGTTCCGTCAGGTCGTCACGCGGGACGCGAGGACCGGCGACCTGATCGGCAAGGTCGTCAACGCGCAGGCGGCGGACGCCCGTACCGCGATCGACCTGGGTGGGGCGAAGGTGGCCCGCAAGGCCGTCGTCACCACCCTCCAGGCCGCGCCGGAGGCGGTGAACTCGGAGACGGTGACCGCGGTCGCCCCCGTGAAGTCCACCTTCGACGGCGTCACCGACAAGTTCACCTACACCTTCCCGGCGAACTCCGTGACCTTCCTGCGGATCAGACAGCGGTAG
- a CDS encoding DUF6314 family protein, producing the protein MGEFWPVTDVLAHLGGSWRVERSVRDLASGAEGRFAGTTVFGPLEEPDAPHGLLHQESGTFVWQGTSRPAERTLRFLPGPSPAATLVQFSDGRPFHDLDLTTGRYVADHPCAADLYRGEFTVRDEDHWRTVWRVGGPAKDLLLTTDYTRLP; encoded by the coding sequence ATGGGCGAGTTCTGGCCAGTGACGGACGTGCTCGCCCACCTGGGCGGAAGCTGGCGAGTGGAGCGCTCGGTGCGGGATCTCGCGAGCGGTGCGGAGGGACGGTTCGCGGGGACGACGGTTTTCGGCCCGCTGGAGGAACCGGATGCTCCGCACGGACTTCTGCACCAGGAATCCGGCACGTTCGTGTGGCAGGGCACGTCCCGGCCCGCCGAACGGACGCTGCGGTTCCTGCCGGGACCGAGCCCGGCGGCGACCCTCGTCCAGTTCTCCGACGGCCGCCCCTTCCACGACCTGGACCTGACCACCGGCCGGTACGTCGCCGACCACCCGTGCGCGGCGGACCTCTACCGGGGCGAGTTCACGGTGCGGGACGAGGACCACTGGCGCACCGTGTGGCGGGTGGGCGGCCCCGCCAAGGACCTGCTCCTCACGACCGACTACACACGGCTGCCCTAG